One Synergistetes bacterium HGW-Synergistetes-1 genomic window, AGGAATACTCCTTTTTCGTTTCCTATCAGCGGTTTGAGATCCAGGGCACTGCGTACTTTTTTGTTAAGGCCTCCCTGGACCTTATATTCTTTGTTTGCCAGCATCGAAGAAAGATCAATTGGATATTCCGACCATGGGCTCCTCATGCCAATCGGAATGTTATTTTCGAAGAGCTTCCAGACAAGTATCTGGACAGTATCTATGTTCACTGTCTCTATGGGGATCCTCATGCTTCCTGCGGGAGAAAGGATCCTTCCCGGTGCTGTAAAGCGTATCTCCGGCTCCTTCTCCGGAAATATAAAAGTCCTGTGCCACTCAACACCAAGAGGCTTGCCTCCCAGCGCAGGAAAACCTTTTCTGACGGTCAGTTTTACTCTGTCCTGGGGTTCGAACGCACCGACGATAGCGAATCCCCTGTCCCTTGGTTCGATGGTGTAACTGCTTTTCGGGCTTAGTTCAATGAATGCGCCGGCTTTGGAAAAATCAACTGGAGCAGTCGTCTCAACATATATTTCCCCGTTGTTTATGCTTGAAAAGGCATTTGAATCCCTGATCTCCATGTTCCGAGCAATATCAAGGCTGACAGAAATTCCCTTTGCCAGACCTAGATTACCCGCGGATGCAGGCATTCCTGCAGATATGGAGAGTCTCATGTTTTTGGGACTTCCTGGAGTGAACACTTTCATCCTTATTTTTCTTGACACAGGTCCCTGTTCTATCTGGAACTCTACCGGCTTTCCCGACGTCTCTTTCACCTCGGTGTACCCTCGAAGCCTTGCCGGTGATACCGGAAGTGAAAATTCCAGTTCATAGCTAACTGTTTCTCGTTCAATATCAAAATCTGTTTGTTTTGCGCCAATAAACATGGGAGCAGTTGTGTTGAAAAGGAAGGATTGCTTTCCGGAGAGCTGAAGGCCCTCTTTGTCCCTCAGTCCGGCTTTGGCAGTTACTGTGTATGAGGTAGCTTTATCCAGCAGGCCGGCTTTGGGGTAGTAGACAAAGGTCGTGTCATCCACCCATTTTCCGGTACCCTGAATTGCCGGTGTAAATTTAAATGGCAGCTCGTCAGGAGAAAGAGGTGCCCCTATCCTGCCTTCAGGGGCAGCATGACGGTTAAAAACTGCTTTGATCTCAATTCTTCCCTTGACCTCTCCCTGAGGAGTAAAATTTTTTATAAGGAATTCTTTTTCACCGACTCCGGGAGCAGGGAGCGCTCCGAAAGATAATAATATCAAAGCAATGACCGAGAGTATCCCAAGGAGGTTCTTCTCTGACGTTTTCCAAAGCATGCCCATCACCCCGTCCTAAATTGAAGAGATAATATGATCCACATCTTTACCGATAATACCCGAGAAAATAATAACTCAGACAGGCTATTTTACCTATTGAACATAATGATATTACATTACAGAATAATAATAAAAGGAGTGATCTAATGAAGAAGATACCAGCCCTTGCGGCGATCATATTTCTCTTTCTTGCCCTGCCTGCTTTTGCAGAGGTCTGCAGCACCACGACTCCGGCAGAAGAAAAGCAGGAAGAAAAGGGCATCCCCCTTGAGTTTATAAACAGCTCGGGTTCAGAAATAAATGGGATCTTCCTATCTGAAACAGGGAGGAATATCTGGTCCGAAAATCTCCTAAAGGATACTTCTCTTAAAAACGGAGAGAATGCGGGCCTTGACATCAAAAGGGAGAGCATCCTCGGACTCACGGACATTAAGATAATATACTCCTCCGGCAAAGAGCGGATCTGGAAAAAACTACCGATACTCGAGATATTTGAGATCACAAACAAAAAAAACGGAGAACCAGGTTACGAACGCATCAAACCTGGAGCCTGATAACAACAAAGCCCCGCGGCGCGGGGCTTTAACTTTTATCTCCCGAAGATATCCGCTGAATAAATGACTCTGTACCTACTCAGCAGAATGAATATCCTCGTAGTACTGTCCCATAAGTTTTTTCCAGTCGACATTGTCATCAAGAAGGTTAGGACATGTGCTGTCGGGGTAGAACCATTTCCTTCCCAGGCCCATGAGTATCTGCCACCAGTCGTGTACATCGGGTATCAGTATCTCGCCTTCCGGGCCTATCCTTCTCAATTCACGGTAGACCAGCGCTACCATCTGGCTTTCGTCCATTGCCGCCGTTGTCTTCGCATAGAATTCGACCGTATAAAAATACGAACAGGCTCCCAGCTGATAAAGTATCTCTGTCCATTTGGGAGAGATCCTGTTGGTCCTGGCAAGCACCATCTGTTTTTTGCTTCCGGAGCTTTTGTGGTTGACAAGAAAAAGTATCTTCTCCGGATCTATGTGTCGCAGCTCTTCATATTTCGCTATGAGGGCCTCCGCAATAGGTCTGATCCTGTTGTTGCATATCTCATAATCAAACTCTGAACTGGCTTTTACTGCCATCTCTATTCCTCCTGTTATTCGGCTGCCTTATGACCGCTCAATTAAACTCGTCAAATTATATCACTGGAAGTCATCGTTTTCGGGAAAATGACCCTTATCTGGACTATATTAAGAGTAAAAATGAGCGTTAAAGCGTTGACTAAACTTGACCTTATTTCCTTCTTTAGCTTTTTTACGTCACGAAGATCCCGTTATACACTCTTTGCTTTTTCCCTCACGATAATCCCCGTTCAACATAACAGGCAGGACGCCCCCTAAAAAATACGGGAGGCGTCCTGCTTTACGTTATATATAATTTAAATCTGAGGTTCAGACTATCTGAGGTTTGCCGGAGGTCTTGTTTTTTCTGAGGAACGTAGGTTCGTCCAATTCCTCGGATAATTCCCTGGGAATCGCTTCTTCAAGCTGTGGTCCCTTTTTTTCTTCAAGCCATGACGGCCCTCTTCTGACTTCGGCCACAGGGGCAGTATCCTTTTCTATCTTTTCTTCTGCTGCAGTCGAAAGGGGTTCATGCCAGACCGGCCTTTGGATCTCCTGTTTGAAAACAGACCTTTGCGGGCTGACAGGTGATTCCTGATGGAATCCATCGCGTTCTGAATGGTCGTCTTCAAATCCAGTAGCAACGATCACTATTTCAACGCTTTCTTCCATATCGCTGTCTTCAGCACATCCCCAGACAAAGGTCGCATCTTCTGAGATGATTTCTTCAATATATGCGGCAGCCTGCTGCACTTCGAAGATTCCAAGACCCTCTCCGCATGTTATGTTCATGAGGACTCCTTTTGCTCCATGCATTGAACACTCCATCAGCGGGCTTTCCAATGCCTCCCTGAGTGCATTATCGATCCTGTTTTCACCCTTCGCACAGCCTACGCCCATTACAGCAATGCCCGCATGCTTCATGACAGCTTTAAGGTCAGCAAAATCAACATTGACCATTCCCGGACGCATAACAAGGTCCGTAACGCCCTGTACCGCCTGCCTCAGGACTTCGTCGACCATCGAGAAGGATTCGCTTAAAGGAGTCTCTTTGCGGCATATCTGAAGAAGCCTGTCATTAGGCACCACTATCAGAGCATCTACACACTGTCGAAGTTTGGCGATGCCTTCTTCCGCGTAGCGCATCCTTCTTGCTCCCTCAAACATAAATGGTTTGGTAACTACCGCAACTGTAAGTATGCCCATTTCCTTTGCGGTTTGGGCTATTATCGGAAGAGCACCTGTACCTGTACCACCGCCCATACCGGCAGTCAGGTAAACCATGTCTGACCCTCGGAGATACTCGCGTATTTCGGAGAGTGATTCTCTTGCCGCCTGTTCTCCTATGTGAGGCAGAGCTCCTGCTCCCAGCCCCTTCGTGACTTTCTCGCCAAGAACGATCTTATTGTGGCTGAGAGACATGTCCAAGCTTCTTATATCTGTATTTACTGCGAGGATATCAACACCCTCTATTCCTTTTGTGATTATGTGGTTGAGTGCGTTCCCGCCGCCGCCTCCTACAGCAATGACCTTTATGGATTCTCTGCGTGCAGGTTCAGATCTATTTTGTGTGGAAGGAGTTTTCGCCTTTGATGTCCCTTCGGATTCCTCGGGATACGGATAGCAAAGCTCTGTTGCCGATATACTCAATTGTCCACCACTCCCGTTTGTTGTTGATGTATAATCAGAACATTTCCAACACCATTATACAACAGAGGAGAGAGGCACGGTTGGATTTAAACGAAGAAAAATGTAAAAGGAAGGATAACATTCCGGGCGACCGCACAGCCTTTATTTTTTTTATGGCAGTTTTTGCCTTCCTGGCATGGCAGGTCACCCATCCATTAATGATGGCCCTGATATGGGCAGGTATGCTTTCTTTTATCGTTCAGCCTGTCTACCGTTATTTAACAAATCTCACAGAAGGGCGTTTCAGGAATATCTCTGCCGCTGCTGCGCTCTGCCTTATTGCTATCCTGTTCATAATACCTCTCATATACATCATAGCTTCCCTTGGAAACGAGATCTCAAAAATTATCGGAGCTATTACAGATTTTATTTCGATAAACGAGATAAACCAGACAAGAGATTTTGTTTATCTCATTCCCGAATGGTTACCGGGCTGGCTTAAAGACTAC contains:
- a CDS encoding cell division protein FtsZ, which produces MSATELCYPYPEESEGTSKAKTPSTQNRSEPARRESIKVIAVGGGGGNALNHIITKGIEGVDILAVNTDIRSLDMSLSHNKIVLGEKVTKGLGAGALPHIGEQAARESLSEIREYLRGSDMVYLTAGMGGGTGTGALPIIAQTAKEMGILTVAVVTKPFMFEGARRMRYAEEGIAKLRQCVDALIVVPNDRLLQICRKETPLSESFSMVDEVLRQAVQGVTDLVMRPGMVNVDFADLKAVMKHAGIAVMGVGCAKGENRIDNALREALESPLMECSMHGAKGVLMNITCGEGLGIFEVQQAAAYIEEIISEDATFVWGCAEDSDMEESVEIVIVATGFEDDHSERDGFHQESPVSPQRSVFKQEIQRPVWHEPLSTAAEEKIEKDTAPVAEVRRGPSWLEEKKGPQLEEAIPRELSEELDEPTFLRKNKTSGKPQIV